The Mycolicibacterium smegmatis genome has a window encoding:
- a CDS encoding DUF2000 domain-containing protein, which translates to MQHPDSPVRFDTKIAVLLRDDLEGWQRLNVCAFLASGIAAAHPDTIGAPYADADDTGYLAMFGQPVLVFEGSKETLHNAHHRALSRGLSPSIFTAELFSTGNDRDNRAAVRAVGRDDLDLVGLAVYAGRNVVDKVLKGARMHP; encoded by the coding sequence ATGCAACACCCCGACTCCCCCGTGCGTTTCGACACCAAGATCGCGGTACTCCTGCGGGACGACCTCGAGGGCTGGCAGCGGTTGAACGTGTGCGCGTTTCTCGCAAGCGGTATCGCGGCGGCCCACCCGGACACGATCGGTGCGCCCTATGCCGATGCCGACGACACCGGCTACCTCGCGATGTTCGGCCAACCGGTGCTGGTGTTCGAAGGGTCGAAGGAGACCCTGCACAACGCACACCACCGTGCGCTGTCGCGCGGGTTGTCGCCGTCGATCTTCACCGCCGAGTTGTTCAGCACGGGTAACGACCGCGACAACCGTGCCGCGGTGCGCGCGGTGGGCCGCGACGATCTCGATCTGGTGGGCCTGGCGGTGTACGCGGGCCGCAACGTGGTCGACAAGGTGCTCAAGGGCGCCCGCATGCACCCTTGA
- a CDS encoding AraC family transcriptional regulator — MAGIREVFHARFIDHAYPQHTHDAWTLLIVDTGIIGYELDRREHGSTGDVVTLLPPHVPHNGRAVRPGGFRKRVLYLEPDLLTGIGAAVGTPTLADPALRNRISGLHRALGPGDEFEASSRLAFVVERLQQHLAGAVAPPAPVRDRRLASRLRELIDSRITTGLTLDEAGDILHADPVHLVRTFGREFGLPPHRYLTGRRVDEARRLLLDGMRPADVAAAVGFHDQSHLHRHFRKMLGTTPARFARRGRTESGDSR; from the coding sequence GTGGCGGGGATCAGAGAGGTCTTCCACGCGCGGTTCATCGACCACGCCTACCCGCAACACACACACGACGCGTGGACGTTGCTCATCGTCGACACCGGCATCATCGGGTACGAACTCGACCGGCGCGAGCACGGCAGCACCGGGGACGTGGTGACGCTCTTGCCGCCGCATGTGCCGCACAACGGACGCGCGGTCCGTCCCGGCGGCTTCCGCAAACGCGTGCTCTACCTCGAACCCGATCTGCTCACGGGAATCGGTGCGGCCGTGGGCACCCCGACCCTGGCCGATCCGGCGCTGCGCAACCGCATCTCCGGCCTGCACCGGGCCTTGGGGCCCGGCGACGAGTTCGAGGCGTCCAGCCGGCTGGCATTCGTCGTCGAACGTCTCCAACAACATCTGGCCGGTGCGGTCGCACCGCCGGCGCCGGTGCGTGACCGGCGTCTGGCATCACGGCTGCGCGAACTCATCGACAGCCGGATCACGACGGGCCTGACCCTCGACGAGGCCGGTGACATCCTGCACGCCGATCCGGTGCACCTGGTGCGCACCTTCGGCCGTGAGTTCGGGCTGCCGCCGCACCGGTACCTCACGGGCCGCAGGGTGGACGAGGCCCGCCGTTTGCTCCTGGACGGCATGCGCCCGGCCGACGTCGCGGCAGCGGTCGGCTTCCACGACCAGTCACACCTGCACCGGCACTTCAGGAAGATGCTGGGCACCACACCTGCGCGCTTCGCGCGCCGCGGCCGGACCGAGTCGGGCGATTCTCGGTAG
- a CDS encoding alpha/beta fold hydrolase, with protein MLTTVETIDGFPIAVDVAGPDKGSNVVLLSAGHHGPGAYEGICQRLHTASLRTVVISPDPRLTAKSVVGILDALGIKWSLLVGDRLGGELAWELAATRLDKFVGLVVVDRGHPRVADPTGVIRDPHCPPVEMNTTALVSTPAARAVAKASQRYVYGDFRLVEMLGRRNAQDTTAQLAAEIVLRTSTW; from the coding sequence ATGCTGACCACCGTGGAAACGATTGACGGCTTCCCCATCGCCGTCGACGTCGCCGGGCCCGACAAGGGTTCGAATGTGGTGCTGCTCAGCGCCGGTCACCACGGCCCCGGAGCCTATGAGGGCATCTGTCAGCGCCTGCACACCGCATCGCTGCGCACCGTCGTCATCTCTCCGGACCCCCGCCTCACCGCCAAGTCCGTTGTGGGCATTCTCGATGCATTGGGAATCAAATGGTCTTTGCTGGTGGGTGATCGGCTGGGCGGCGAACTCGCGTGGGAACTCGCCGCGACCCGGCTCGACAAGTTCGTCGGCCTGGTCGTGGTGGACCGCGGGCATCCCCGCGTCGCCGATCCCACCGGCGTCATCCGTGACCCGCACTGTCCGCCCGTCGAGATGAACACGACCGCGTTGGTCAGCACGCCTGCGGCCCGCGCGGTGGCCAAGGCCAGCCAGCGCTACGTGTACGGCGACTTCCGGCTCGTCGAGATGCTCGGGCGGCGCAACGCGCAGGACACCACGGCACAGTTGGCCGCCGAGATCGTGCTGCGTACCAGCACCTGGTAG
- the ngg gene encoding N-acetylglutaminylglutamine synthetase, with translation MTALEPDAAAPAPAPASTPDPEPPVEDHTEAITMGLHDASPQHLVDAMADDVELELGWGRLIFGQTFADPEKLAEALQQERPGRRDICIYARESHVLVARSPAELFIDPSHTYRKRFTGELPPAEPIGFTVRTLESPEDADSMNRVYVRCGMVPAPVDVIWRNHTENPAVIYLVAVRDDDGSIVGTVTGVDHKQLFDDPEDGSSLWSLAVDPAASLPGVGAALTRTLAGMLHARGRAYLDLSVAHDNAAAIGLYEKLGFQRVPVLAVKRKNAINEPLFTHPPETVDDLNPYARIIADEAIRRGIWVEVLDAGAGEMRLSHGGRTVITRESLSEFTSAVAMSRCDDKRQTRRIVSDAGITVPKGRLATFDEADHKFLAEVGDVVVKPTRGEQGKGITVGVGSPEELDAALHRAREQHPEVLIEQRAKGDDLRLVVIDGKVVAAAIRRPAEIVGTGGHTIRELIETQSRRRAAATGGESRIPMDDVTASTVAEAGWSLDDVLPEGQRLRVRRTANLHQGGTIHDVTAEVNPELCRVGVRAAEAIGIPVTGIDLLVPDVRGTEYVFIEANERPGLANHEPQPTAAAFVDFLFPQQPGLPQAWTPSETPIRPE, from the coding sequence ATGACCGCGCTCGAGCCGGACGCCGCCGCCCCGGCACCCGCACCGGCCTCCACACCGGACCCGGAACCGCCGGTCGAAGACCACACCGAGGCCATCACGATGGGCCTGCACGACGCCTCACCGCAACACCTCGTCGATGCGATGGCCGATGACGTCGAGCTCGAACTCGGTTGGGGCAGGCTGATCTTCGGCCAGACCTTCGCCGATCCGGAGAAGCTCGCCGAGGCGCTGCAGCAGGAGCGGCCGGGCCGTCGCGACATCTGCATCTACGCGCGCGAGTCCCATGTGCTCGTCGCGCGCTCCCCCGCCGAGTTGTTCATCGACCCCAGCCACACCTACCGCAAGCGGTTCACCGGCGAGTTGCCGCCCGCCGAGCCGATCGGGTTCACGGTGCGCACACTGGAGTCACCCGAGGACGCCGATTCGATGAACCGCGTGTACGTGCGGTGCGGCATGGTTCCGGCCCCGGTGGACGTCATCTGGCGCAACCACACCGAGAACCCTGCGGTGATCTACCTCGTCGCGGTCCGCGACGACGACGGCAGCATCGTCGGCACCGTGACCGGTGTGGACCACAAGCAGTTGTTCGACGATCCCGAGGACGGTTCGAGCCTGTGGAGCCTCGCGGTGGATCCGGCCGCGAGCCTGCCCGGTGTGGGCGCCGCGCTGACCCGGACACTGGCGGGCATGCTGCACGCGCGGGGCCGTGCCTACCTGGATCTGTCGGTGGCGCACGACAACGCCGCGGCGATCGGGTTGTACGAGAAGCTCGGTTTCCAGCGGGTGCCGGTGCTGGCGGTCAAACGCAAGAACGCGATCAACGAACCGCTGTTCACGCATCCCCCCGAGACCGTCGACGATCTCAACCCGTACGCGCGCATCATCGCCGACGAGGCCATCCGCCGCGGCATCTGGGTCGAGGTGCTCGACGCGGGCGCCGGAGAGATGCGGCTGTCGCACGGCGGCCGCACTGTCATCACGCGGGAATCCTTGTCGGAGTTCACCTCCGCGGTCGCAATGAGCCGCTGTGACGACAAGCGTCAGACCCGCCGCATCGTCTCCGACGCCGGCATCACGGTTCCCAAGGGCCGGCTGGCGACCTTCGACGAGGCGGACCACAAGTTCCTCGCCGAGGTCGGCGACGTCGTGGTGAAGCCCACGCGCGGCGAGCAGGGCAAGGGCATCACGGTCGGCGTCGGCAGCCCCGAGGAACTCGACGCGGCCCTGCACCGGGCCCGCGAGCAGCATCCCGAGGTGCTCATCGAGCAACGCGCCAAAGGCGACGATCTGCGACTCGTGGTGATCGACGGCAAGGTCGTGGCCGCCGCGATCCGCAGGCCCGCCGAGATCGTCGGCACCGGTGGACACACCATCCGCGAGCTCATCGAGACCCAGAGCCGCCGCCGCGCCGCTGCCACCGGCGGCGAGTCCCGCATCCCGATGGACGACGTGACCGCCTCGACGGTCGCCGAGGCCGGGTGGTCGTTGGACGACGTTCTGCCCGAGGGTCAACGCCTGCGGGTGCGCCGCACCGCGAACCTGCACCAGGGCGGCACGATCCACGATGTCACCGCCGAAGTGAACCCGGAGCTGTGCCGGGTGGGTGTGCGCGCGGCCGAGGCGATCGGCATCCCCGTCACCGGCATCGACCTGCTGGTGCCGGATGTGCGGGGCACCGAATACGTGTTCATCGAGGCCAACGAGCGGCCCGGGCTGGCCAACCACGAACCGCAGCCCACGGCCGCGGCGTTCGTCGACTTCCTGTTCCCGCAGCAGCCGGGCCTGCCTCAGGCCTGGACGCCGTCGGAGACGCCGATCCGGCCCGAATGA